The Desulfovibrio desulfuricans DSM 642 genome includes a window with the following:
- the infB gene encoding translation initiation factor IF-2, which translates to MSDDKIKIKDLGGNISQDPKDILRVARELGLPVKSATGSVTSEEATRLRDYFAEQKQVDAERAGSQRDVIVRRRRKDSPQEAETAAQETPVAASVETEAPKETAPVVEAVAEAAPAAAEPVAPKASKPAQETAPAAEHKARSVKPAKVVSPARVISRPSDQKEPEVVEAPAPAAAESAPAPEAAPADTVVETATTAKAPVEKSHADKAEAQDKAAKARVARPDASAMPEGSSAPTLPQRPAEARAGEDGEEGAAPRRAPRAEAPATPQVRIISRPVPGATPSQDARPARTGDSRPGGYPPRDGAGRPPRPGGPRPGGPGGPGGAPRSAGGPRPGGPAGGFGQQAAPASPSDTRDGQSKKKRLKGRRTVDFQQGDFGRRSDDDDSGRLNRGKGRRKSGRSSVVQQSTQPLKAAKRKIRITEAIRVADMAHQMGLKANEIIKVLFGLGIMATINQTLDIDTATLVAAEFGYEVEKVGFSEDDYLVPKEVDAPETLKPRPPVVTIMGHVDHGKTSLLDAIRKSNVTSGEAGGITQHIGAYHVKTKRGEIVFLDTPGHEAFTAMRARGAQVTDLVILVVAADDGVMEQTREAINHSRAANVPIMVAVNKMDKPGAEPDRVLRELAELGLQAEEWGGDTIVAKVSAKSRMGLDELLEMVALQSEIMELKANPDKPARGHIVEAKLDKGRGPIATVLIQEGTLRQGDSFVCGTFSGRVRALMSDQGKKVKDAGPSLPVEVQGFEGVPEAGEEFFVVSDEKVARRIADSRAVKQRERDLASESRVTLETFLSQRKSDQETLTLNLVVKADVQGSLEAITEALNKQSTEKVRINVVHGGTGAITESDILLASASQAIIIGFNVRPTSKIKDVADHENVDIRFYEIIYKLVDDIKCAMAGMLAPVQREVYLGQAEVRDTFSVPKVGVIAGSYVADGKIARNAGVRLLRDGVVVYTGKISSLKRFKDDSKEVVKGNECGVGLENFNDVKIGDIIEAFETVEEAATL; encoded by the coding sequence ATGTCCGATGATAAAATTAAAATTAAGGATCTTGGCGGGAATATCTCGCAGGATCCCAAGGATATACTGCGTGTCGCGCGTGAGCTCGGCCTGCCGGTAAAATCCGCTACTGGTTCCGTCACCTCAGAGGAGGCCACTCGCTTGCGCGACTACTTTGCCGAACAGAAACAGGTTGATGCGGAGCGCGCGGGTTCGCAGCGCGACGTCATCGTGCGCCGCCGCCGCAAGGACTCCCCGCAGGAAGCCGAAACCGCAGCGCAGGAAACCCCCGTTGCCGCATCGGTTGAAACCGAAGCGCCCAAGGAAACTGCCCCGGTGGTAGAAGCCGTGGCCGAAGCGGCACCTGCCGCTGCCGAGCCAGTTGCGCCCAAGGCTTCCAAGCCCGCGCAGGAAACGGCCCCCGCCGCCGAACACAAGGCCCGCAGCGTCAAGCCTGCCAAGGTTGTCTCGCCCGCTCGCGTCATCAGCCGCCCCAGCGATCAGAAAGAACCCGAGGTTGTGGAAGCTCCGGCTCCCGCCGCTGCGGAGTCTGCTCCTGCGCCTGAAGCAGCGCCAGCCGACACTGTGGTGGAAACAGCAACGACGGCAAAGGCTCCGGTTGAAAAGTCCCACGCCGACAAGGCTGAAGCCCAGGACAAGGCCGCCAAGGCTCGTGTGGCGCGCCCCGATGCCTCGGCCATGCCCGAAGGCTCGTCCGCGCCTACCCTGCCCCAGCGTCCTGCCGAAGCCCGCGCCGGTGAAGACGGAGAGGAAGGCGCCGCGCCCCGCCGCGCGCCCCGTGCAGAAGCCCCGGCAACGCCGCAGGTTCGCATTATTTCCCGTCCTGTTCCCGGCGCTACGCCCTCGCAGGATGCCCGCCCCGCCCGCACTGGCGACAGCCGCCCCGGCGGCTATCCGCCCAGAGACGGCGCTGGCAGGCCTCCCCGTCCCGGCGGTCCCCGTCCTGGCGGCCCCGGTGGCCCCGGCGGCGCACCGCGCTCTGCTGGCGGCCCCCGCCCCGGCGGCCCCGCAGGCGGCTTTGGGCAGCAGGCAGCGCCTGCTTCCCCTTCCGACACCCGTGATGGACAGAGCAAGAAAAAGCGTCTCAAGGGTCGCCGTACAGTTGATTTTCAGCAGGGTGATTTTGGTCGCCGCAGCGATGATGACGACAGTGGTCGCCTGAACAGGGGCAAAGGCCGCCGCAAGTCGGGCCGTTCTTCTGTGGTGCAGCAGTCCACCCAGCCGCTCAAGGCCGCCAAGCGCAAGATCCGGATTACCGAAGCCATCCGCGTTGCCGACATGGCCCACCAGATGGGCCTCAAGGCCAACGAGATCATCAAGGTACTTTTTGGTCTTGGCATCATGGCGACCATCAACCAGACGCTGGATATCGACACCGCCACCCTGGTGGCCGCCGAATTTGGCTACGAAGTTGAAAAAGTCGGCTTTTCTGAAGACGATTATCTGGTTCCCAAGGAAGTGGACGCGCCTGAAACTCTCAAGCCGCGCCCGCCTGTTGTTACCATTATGGGTCACGTTGACCACGGTAAAACCTCGTTGCTCGACGCCATACGCAAGTCCAACGTCACCAGCGGCGAAGCCGGCGGCATCACCCAGCACATCGGCGCATACCACGTGAAGACCAAGCGCGGCGAAATCGTGTTCCTCGACACGCCCGGCCACGAAGCCTTCACCGCCATGCGCGCCCGAGGCGCTCAGGTCACCGACCTTGTTATCCTTGTGGTCGCCGCCGATGACGGCGTCATGGAGCAGACCCGCGAAGCCATCAACCACTCCCGCGCCGCCAATGTTCCCATTATGGTGGCCGTGAACAAGATGGACAAGCCCGGGGCCGAGCCTGACCGCGTGTTGCGCGAACTGGCCGAGCTTGGTTTGCAGGCCGAAGAATGGGGCGGCGACACCATCGTTGCCAAGGTCTCGGCCAAGAGCCGCATGGGTCTGGACGAACTGCTCGAAATGGTGGCCCTCCAGTCTGAAATCATGGAGCTCAAGGCCAACCCCGACAAGCCCGCTCGCGGTCATATCGTGGAAGCCAAGCTTGATAAGGGCCGTGGCCCCATCGCCACAGTGCTCATTCAGGAAGGCACCCTGCGCCAGGGCGACAGCTTTGTGTGCGGCACCTTCTCGGGCCGTGTGCGCGCGCTCATGAGCGACCAGGGCAAGAAGGTCAAGGACGCCGGTCCCTCGCTGCCTGTGGAAGTGCAGGGTTTTGAAGGGGTGCCGGAAGCCGGTGAAGAATTCTTTGTGGTGTCCGACGAAAAGGTCGCCCGCCGCATCGCCGATTCCCGCGCTGTGAAGCAGCGTGAACGCGATCTGGCCTCCGAATCGCGCGTCACCCTTGAAACCTTCCTGTCGCAGCGCAAGTCCGATCAGGAAACCCTGACCCTCAACCTTGTGGTCAAGGCGGACGTGCAGGGCAGTCTGGAAGCCATCACCGAAGCTCTGAACAAGCAGAGCACGGAAAAGGTGCGCATCAATGTGGTGCACGGCGGCACAGGCGCGATCACGGAATCCGACATTCTGCTGGCTTCTGCATCGCAGGCCATCATTATCGGCTTCAACGTGCGTCCCACTTCCAAGATCAAGGATGTGGCCGACCACGAAAACGTGGATATCCGCTTCTACGAGATCATTTACAAGCTCGTGGACGATATCAAGTGCGCCATGGCTGGCATGCTCGCCCCTGTGCAGCGTGAAGTGTACCTCGGCCAGGCCGAAGTGCGCGATACCTTCAGCGTGCCCAAGGTCGGCGTCATCGCCGGTTCCTACGTGGCTGACGGCAAGATCGCCCGTAATGCCGGTGTGCGCCTGCTGCGCGACGGCGTGGTGGTCTACACTGGCAAAATCTCTTCCCTCAAACGCTTCAAGGACGACTCCAAGGAAGTGGTTAAGGGCAACGAGTGCGGCGTAGGCCTTGAAAACTTCAACGACGTGAAGATCGGCGACATCATTGAAGCCTTTGAAACCGTCGAAGAAGCCGCCACTCTTTAA
- a CDS encoding DUF503 domain-containing protein codes for MFMAVLTVEFSLEGNDNLKAKRRVANSLKQKTRNKFNVAIAEAGTEDSLSRLRLAVVSISNSESHLRSRMDKCALMMEAVCPEEMTDSQVEIYAAD; via the coding sequence ATGTTTATGGCGGTTCTTACCGTAGAATTCAGCCTGGAAGGCAACGATAATCTCAAGGCCAAGCGCCGTGTTGCCAACAGCCTGAAACAGAAGACCAGAAACAAATTCAATGTAGCCATAGCCGAAGCGGGAACAGAAGACAGCCTCTCCCGTCTGCGGCTTGCAGTGGTATCCATTTCCAACAGCGAGAGCCATCTGCGAAGCCGCATGGACAAATGCGCGCTCATGATGGAAGCGGTCTGCCCCGAGGAAATGACGGATAGCCAGGTGGAGATATATGCAGCGGACTGA
- a CDS encoding DHH family phosphoesterase, with protein MQRTELIPPQFREGAERMAEAFRHVDQVIVAAHVNPDGDAAGAVAAAGHILRSMGKEFMLYAQPGLPGYLDFFSTPGVVHTTLEHPPFKPRCAVLLDCGEPERLGRELAGRLPDLQTLNIDHHLGGNGMGSMANWVDPQAAATAQLMAYVALAAGLPLTGELANGLALGIITDTGGFCHGNTSAEVLYLTAHLVEHGCNIAQLREHLENSWSRGRLTLWGQLLQRAQLERNGSVCFCPVYLEDLRKCGALKEDLEGFVEQLRRLRGVQVAAVLREDSPACCKFSLRSYGAVDVRAAAARLGGGGHRNAAGGTVRADMDAASAQLLAAIAEELDAEELGSTCE; from the coding sequence ATGCAGCGGACTGAACTCATTCCCCCGCAATTCCGTGAAGGTGCGGAACGCATGGCCGAAGCTTTTCGCCATGTGGATCAGGTTATTGTGGCCGCCCATGTGAACCCTGACGGCGATGCAGCTGGCGCGGTGGCGGCTGCTGGGCATATCCTGCGCTCCATGGGCAAGGAATTCATGCTCTACGCCCAGCCAGGCCTGCCAGGATATCTGGATTTTTTTTCCACGCCGGGCGTTGTGCACACTACGCTTGAGCATCCGCCCTTCAAGCCGCGCTGCGCGGTGCTGCTTGACTGCGGCGAACCCGAGCGCCTTGGCCGCGAGCTGGCGGGCCGCCTGCCGGATCTGCAAACCCTGAATATTGACCACCACCTCGGCGGCAACGGCATGGGGAGCATGGCAAACTGGGTTGACCCCCAGGCAGCGGCCACTGCCCAGCTCATGGCCTATGTGGCTCTGGCCGCAGGCCTTCCCCTCACTGGCGAGCTGGCAAACGGCCTGGCCCTTGGCATCATTACCGACACCGGCGGCTTCTGCCACGGTAATACCAGCGCCGAGGTGCTCTACCTCACGGCCCATCTGGTTGAGCATGGCTGTAATATTGCCCAGTTGCGCGAACATCTTGAAAACAGCTGGAGCCGTGGCCGCCTGACCCTCTGGGGCCAGCTTTTGCAGCGGGCGCAACTTGAGCGCAACGGCAGCGTCTGTTTTTGCCCCGTGTATCTTGAAGACCTGCGCAAATGCGGCGCGCTGAAGGAAGACCTTGAAGGCTTTGTGGAGCAACTGCGCCGTTTGCGCGGCGTTCAGGTGGCCGCAGTGCTGCGGGAGGATTCCCCGGCCTGCTGCAAGTTCAGCCTGCGCTCTTACGGCGCGGTAGACGTGCGCGCGGCGGCGGCCAGACTTGGCGGCGGCGGGCACCGCAATGCCGCAGGCGGCACTGTGCGGGCCGATATGGATGCGGCAAGCGCCCAGTTGCTGGCTGCCATAGCTGAAGAACTGGATGCCGAAGAGCTGGGTTCGACCTGCGAGTAA
- the truB gene encoding tRNA pseudouridine(55) synthase TruB, which yields MTKAATAAPSTPDQQPEKSTGAAQLPQQHGILVLRKPSGPTSARCLTAIKRLGQKKIGHAGTLDPLASGVLLVLLGQATKLSGHLLAGGGKVYSGTLRLGQTTDTWDIEGKVVAEAPWEHVREADVRREVAAWLELAEQAVPPYSAAKHEGQPLYKLARKGVEAPAKVKRIKISQAETLKVSLPFVSFRVACSSGTYIRSLAHSLGTRLGCGAVLTELTREYSHPFGLDVARDPADFTADPTLLPGCVRPIAEALPHWRKVELTPDEAARVRNGIAVPCRPEAPAQADAPEQGATGVEPAEGFALLLEQGTALALAQLETTPAGSCWTVLRGLWN from the coding sequence ATGACCAAAGCGGCTACTGCCGCACCCAGCACCCCAGACCAGCAGCCGGAAAAAAGCACCGGGGCGGCCCAGTTGCCCCAGCAGCACGGCATTCTGGTGCTGCGCAAGCCCTCCGGCCCCACCTCGGCCCGTTGTCTCACGGCTATCAAACGACTTGGGCAAAAAAAGATCGGGCATGCGGGCACTCTTGATCCTTTGGCATCAGGGGTTCTGCTTGTTTTGCTGGGGCAGGCCACCAAACTTTCAGGCCATCTGCTGGCTGGCGGCGGCAAGGTTTACAGCGGCACGTTGCGGCTGGGCCAGACCACCGACACCTGGGATATTGAAGGCAAGGTAGTGGCCGAAGCGCCGTGGGAGCATGTGCGCGAAGCTGACGTGCGCCGCGAAGTTGCCGCGTGGCTTGAGCTTGCCGAGCAGGCCGTGCCGCCCTATTCAGCGGCCAAGCACGAAGGTCAGCCGCTCTACAAACTGGCGCGCAAGGGCGTAGAAGCCCCTGCCAAGGTCAAACGCATTAAAATTTCGCAGGCGGAAACACTCAAGGTGAGTCTTCCGTTTGTGAGCTTTCGGGTCGCTTGCAGTTCTGGCACCTATATACGCTCCCTGGCCCACAGCTTGGGGACGCGCTTAGGGTGCGGAGCCGTGCTCACAGAACTGACCCGGGAGTATAGTCACCCCTTCGGCCTCGATGTGGCCCGCGATCCTGCGGATTTCACGGCTGATCCCACCCTGTTGCCCGGTTGCGTGCGTCCCATTGCGGAAGCACTGCCCCACTGGCGCAAGGTGGAACTCACGCCGGATGAAGCCGCTCGTGTGCGCAACGGCATAGCCGTGCCTTGCCGCCCGGAAGCACCCGCGCAAGCGGATGCCCCCGAGCAGGGCGCGACAGGTGTCGAGCCTGCGGAAGGCTTTGCGCTGCTGCTTGAACAGGGCACTGCCCTGGCTCTGGCGCAGCTCGAAACCACGCCCGCTGGCTCATGTTGGACCGTGTTGCGGGGACTTTGGAACTAA
- the rpsO gene encoding 30S ribosomal protein S15, with protein sequence MVMDASDKKTVIDAHAKHEGDTGSPEVQVALLTARIEDLTGHFKEHKKDFHSRTGLLKLVGRRRNILNYLKKKDVQRYRALIEKLGLRK encoded by the coding sequence GTGGTAATGGATGCCAGCGACAAGAAAACGGTTATTGATGCCCACGCCAAACACGAAGGCGATACCGGTTCCCCGGAAGTTCAGGTAGCTCTGCTCACCGCCCGTATTGAAGACCTCACCGGTCACTTCAAAGAACACAAGAAGGACTTCCACTCCCGCACCGGTCTGCTCAAGCTGGTTGGCCGCCGTCGCAACATTCTGAACTATCTGAAGAAGAAAGACGTTCAGCGTTACCGCGCTCTTATCGAAAAGCTCGGTCTGCGCAAGTAA
- the pnp gene encoding polyribonucleotide nucleotidyltransferase, translating to MYQDIFEPIRVTAMVGGKEVILETGRMANQAHGSVWIQCGGTVVLVTVCSQTLEFDKGFFPLTVEYSEKMYAAGRIPGSFFRREIGRPSERETLVSRLIDRPLRPLFPKKGLNEDVQVLASVISADQVNDSDVLALTGASAAVMLSPLPFDGPVAGGRIARINGQFVLNPTFEQQEQSDLNIVFAASADALTMVEGEARFVPEEVIIDALEWGRQQIQPLVEAQLKLRELAGKPKMTFTPHADDPVLVARVKELALAAGLEEALRVPEKMARKDARKAVKEKVMENLKNDPAWAENDAALKSVGDMLSDLEKKLVRARIVNEGTRIDGRDTKTVRPIQIQTGLLPRAHGSALFRRGETKSLVVTTLGSSTDEQRMDSLTGDVTKRFMLHYNFPPFSVGEVKPVRVSRREIGHGALAERSLRPVLPADADFPFTLRVVSETLESNGSSSMAAVCGGSLSLMDAGVPISAPVAGVAMGLIKEGDKFIVLTDILGDEDALGDMDFKIAGTAEGVTGVQMDIKITGLTTEIMRAAMKQAHEGRHHILEEMAKAIGEPRKELSRFAPQHAEVFVNPDIIRLIIGPGGKNIKAITAATGASVDIEDTGRVSIFAPTAEALEKAREMVSYYDQRPDLGKNYLAKVRKIMEIGAIVEVLPNVEALVHVSQLDVNRVEQPGDVARLGEDMMVKVIEINGDRIRASRKAVLLEEQGHPWNPEETARPPRSDRGDRGDRNGRGDRGGRDHRDRGDRR from the coding sequence ATGTATCAAGATATTTTTGAACCCATCAGGGTTACAGCCATGGTCGGCGGCAAGGAAGTTATCCTTGAAACAGGTCGTATGGCCAATCAGGCCCACGGTTCTGTGTGGATTCAGTGCGGCGGCACCGTGGTGCTCGTCACCGTGTGCTCACAAACGCTTGAATTCGACAAGGGTTTCTTCCCCCTTACCGTGGAATACTCTGAAAAAATGTACGCCGCTGGCCGCATCCCCGGCAGCTTCTTCCGCCGCGAAATCGGCCGCCCCTCCGAGCGTGAAACCTTGGTTTCCCGCCTGATTGACCGCCCGCTGCGCCCGCTTTTTCCCAAAAAAGGCCTGAACGAGGACGTGCAGGTTCTTGCCAGCGTCATCTCTGCCGATCAGGTGAACGACTCCGACGTGCTGGCCCTCACGGGCGCTTCCGCCGCGGTCATGCTTTCGCCCCTGCCCTTTGACGGCCCGGTGGCCGGTGGCCGCATTGCCCGCATCAATGGTCAGTTTGTGCTGAACCCCACCTTTGAGCAGCAGGAACAGAGCGACCTCAACATCGTGTTTGCCGCCTCTGCCGATGCGCTCACCATGGTGGAAGGCGAAGCCCGCTTTGTGCCCGAAGAAGTCATCATCGACGCTCTTGAATGGGGCCGCCAGCAGATTCAGCCCCTGGTTGAAGCCCAGCTCAAGCTGCGCGAACTGGCTGGCAAGCCCAAAATGACCTTTACCCCCCACGCCGACGACCCGGTTCTGGTTGCCCGCGTGAAGGAACTGGCCCTTGCCGCCGGTCTGGAAGAAGCCCTGCGCGTGCCTGAAAAAATGGCCCGCAAGGACGCCCGCAAGGCAGTGAAAGAAAAGGTCATGGAAAACCTCAAGAACGATCCGGCCTGGGCCGAAAACGACGCCGCGCTCAAGAGCGTGGGCGACATGCTCTCCGACCTGGAAAAGAAGCTGGTGCGCGCCCGCATTGTCAACGAAGGTACGCGCATTGACGGCCGCGACACCAAGACCGTGCGCCCCATCCAGATTCAGACCGGCCTGCTGCCCCGCGCCCACGGCTCTGCCCTGTTCCGCCGCGGCGAAACCAAGTCCCTGGTTGTGACCACCCTTGGTTCTTCCACCGATGAACAGCGCATGGATTCGCTCACTGGCGACGTGACCAAGCGCTTTATGCTGCACTACAACTTCCCGCCTTTCTCTGTGGGCGAGGTCAAGCCCGTGCGCGTTTCGCGCCGCGAAATCGGCCACGGCGCCCTGGCTGAAAGGTCCCTGCGCCCCGTGCTGCCCGCTGACGCTGATTTTCCCTTTACCCTGCGCGTTGTGTCCGAGACTCTCGAATCCAACGGCTCTTCCTCCATGGCTGCCGTGTGCGGCGGTTCGCTTTCGCTCATGGATGCGGGCGTGCCCATCAGCGCCCCTGTGGCCGGTGTGGCCATGGGCCTCATCAAGGAAGGCGACAAGTTCATCGTGCTCACCGATATTCTTGGTGACGAAGACGCCCTCGGCGACATGGACTTCAAGATCGCTGGTACCGCAGAAGGCGTGACCGGCGTGCAGATGGACATCAAGATCACCGGCCTCACCACCGAGATCATGCGCGCCGCCATGAAGCAGGCCCACGAAGGGCGTCATCACATTCTGGAAGAAATGGCCAAGGCCATTGGCGAACCACGCAAGGAACTTTCGCGCTTTGCTCCCCAGCATGCCGAAGTGTTCGTGAACCCGGACATCATCCGCCTCATCATTGGCCCCGGCGGCAAGAACATCAAGGCCATCACTGCGGCTACCGGCGCTTCAGTGGATATCGAAGACACTGGCCGCGTTTCCATCTTCGCCCCCACGGCTGAAGCTCTGGAAAAAGCCCGCGAAATGGTTTCGTACTATGACCAGCGCCCCGACCTCGGCAAGAACTATCTTGCCAAGGTGCGCAAAATCATGGAAATCGGCGCCATCGTGGAAGTGCTGCCCAATGTGGAAGCCCTTGTGCACGTGTCGCAGCTTGACGTTAACCGCGTGGAACAGCCCGGCGACGTGGCTCGCCTTGGCGAAGACATGATGGTCAAGGTCATTGAAATCAACGGCGACCGCATCCGCGCCAGCCGCAAGGCCGTGCTGCTTGAAGAGCAGGGCCACCCCTGGAATCCCGAAGAAACCGCCCGTCCTCCCCGTTCCGACAGGGGCGACCGTGGCGACAGAAATGGCCGTGGTGACCGTGGCGGGCGTGACCACCGCGACCGTGGCGACAGACGTTAA
- a CDS encoding sigma-54-dependent Fis family transcriptional regulator: MQEAHFAAPFMGTGQCLDTLNRVLAALSPGHSFRDSLQELLAALAEDMHFDRPHIVVQDPESGELKLSLSYGPADAPEAAYEPGSGITGQVFAEGRPIIVSCMQGRPDFQNRLFGRSQEEMARLAFISVPVRVENADQTEVIGTLSADTPTAPESELDLRCRFLETVATLVGRQVARLQEEMARQHFCMLPDEPLVSGTPASVIATSKSLRHVLRRLTQAGASRATVLLRGESGVGKELMAQALHTASPRRTQPLVMLNCAALPSELIEGELFGWRKGAFTGAVQNRAGLFRQADKGTLFLDEIGDLSTTAQAKVLRALQEGEIQPLGDERRYKVDVRLVCATNRPLEELVEQGLFREDLYYRINVFPVFIPPLRERPEDILPLTEHFLRMFSKEYDRPVRRISTPAIDLLLQYHWPGNVRELKNVMERAVLICEDAVLRAHHLPSTLQSAESSSTGPTGGDLGFNETIARVEQEFIVDALKNARGNIHQAARDLGITYRIIYYKMKKYGIDHRRFAPSTPA, encoded by the coding sequence ATGCAAGAAGCCCATTTCGCAGCGCCCTTCATGGGCACAGGGCAGTGCCTCGACACCCTTAACCGGGTGTTGGCCGCCCTATCGCCGGGCCATTCCTTTCGTGATTCTCTACAGGAGCTGCTGGCGGCTCTTGCAGAAGACATGCACTTCGACAGACCCCACATTGTGGTTCAGGATCCCGAAAGCGGCGAGCTCAAGCTCTCGCTTTCATACGGCCCTGCGGACGCGCCCGAGGCCGCCTATGAGCCGGGATCAGGCATCACTGGTCAGGTTTTTGCCGAGGGCAGGCCCATTATTGTTTCATGCATGCAGGGGCGGCCCGACTTTCAGAACCGCCTTTTTGGCCGCAGTCAGGAAGAAATGGCGCGGCTGGCATTCATAAGCGTGCCGGTGCGCGTTGAAAATGCCGACCAGACGGAAGTTATCGGCACCCTGAGCGCCGATACCCCCACCGCGCCAGAATCTGAACTGGATCTGCGCTGCCGCTTCCTCGAAACAGTAGCCACTCTTGTGGGCCGACAGGTGGCCCGTTTGCAGGAGGAAATGGCGCGCCAGCATTTCTGCATGCTGCCCGATGAACCGCTTGTCAGCGGCACGCCAGCCTCGGTCATTGCCACCTCCAAGAGCTTGCGGCACGTGCTGCGCCGCCTTACCCAGGCCGGGGCCAGCCGCGCAACCGTGCTGTTGCGCGGGGAGTCGGGCGTGGGCAAAGAACTGATGGCCCAGGCCCTGCACACAGCAAGCCCTCGGCGCACGCAGCCGCTGGTCATGCTCAACTGCGCCGCCCTGCCCTCAGAACTCATTGAAGGCGAGCTTTTTGGCTGGCGCAAAGGCGCATTCACTGGCGCGGTGCAAAACCGTGCTGGCCTTTTCCGCCAGGCAGACAAGGGCACGCTGTTTCTGGATGAAATCGGCGACCTGTCCACCACCGCCCAGGCAAAGGTGCTGCGCGCCCTTCAGGAAGGCGAAATCCAGCCTCTTGGCGATGAACGCCGCTACAAGGTGGACGTGCGCCTTGTCTGCGCAACCAACCGCCCGCTGGAAGAACTGGTGGAGCAGGGGCTGTTCCGCGAGGATCTGTACTACCGCATCAATGTCTTTCCCGTGTTCATTCCGCCGCTGCGCGAAAGGCCGGAAGATATTTTGCCCCTCACGGAGCATTTTCTGCGCATGTTCAGCAAGGAATACGACCGCCCGGTACGGCGCATTTCCACGCCTGCCATCGACCTTTTGCTGCAATACCACTGGCCCGGCAACGTGCGTGAACTGAAAAACGTCATGGAACGCGCCGTGCTCATCTGCGAGGATGCCGTGCTGCGCGCCCATCACCTGCCCAGCACCCTGCAAAGCGCAGAGAGCAGCAGCACCGGCCCCACGGGCGGCGACCTCGGCTTTAACGAAACCATCGCCCGGGTGGAGCAGGAATTTATTGTGGACGCCCTCAAAAACGCCCGTGGCAACATCCATCAGGCCGCGCGCGATCTGGGCATCACCTACCGCATCATCTATTACAAGATGAAAAAATACGGCATAGACCACCGCCGTTTTGCGCCTTCCACGCCAGCATAA
- the urtA gene encoding urea ABC transporter substrate-binding protein, with product MFKKTLAALALMLVTLCGSLNAKAAEDTIKVGILHSLSGTMAISETTLKDVMLMLIEEQNKKGGLLGKKLEPVVVDPASNWPLFAEKARELLSKDKVAAVFGCWTSVSRKSVLPVFEELNGLLFYPVQYEGEESSRNVIYTGAAPNQQAIPAVDYLMNDLGVKRWVLAGTDYVFPRTANKIIEAYLISKGVKKEDILINYTPFGHSDWQSIVAEIKKFGNAGKKTAVVSTLNGDANVPFYKELANQGITAADIPVMAFSVGEEELSGIDTKPLVGHLAAWNYFMSVDNPANKTFIKRWHDFTKNPKRVTNDPMEAHYIGFNLWVKAVEKAQSTDVNKVLKAIVGLETPNLTGGMAKVLPNHHITKPVLIGEIQADGQFQVVWETPSVVPGEAWSHYLPESKDLIGDWTDPINCGNYNTKTKKCGGASK from the coding sequence ATGTTCAAGAAAACGTTGGCGGCGTTGGCTCTCATGCTCGTCACCCTGTGCGGTTCGCTGAACGCAAAGGCAGCAGAAGACACCATAAAGGTGGGCATTCTGCATTCGCTCTCCGGCACCATGGCCATCAGCGAAACAACGCTGAAAGACGTCATGCTCATGCTCATTGAAGAGCAGAACAAAAAAGGCGGCCTGCTGGGCAAGAAGCTGGAACCCGTGGTGGTAGACCCTGCCTCCAACTGGCCCCTCTTTGCAGAAAAGGCCCGCGAACTGCTGAGCAAGGACAAGGTCGCCGCTGTTTTCGGCTGTTGGACCTCGGTTTCGCGCAAGTCCGTGTTGCCCGTGTTTGAAGAACTCAACGGCCTCCTCTTCTACCCCGTGCAGTACGAAGGCGAAGAATCCTCGCGCAACGTCATCTACACCGGCGCGGCCCCGAACCAGCAGGCCATCCCCGCTGTGGACTACCTGATGAACGACCTCGGCGTGAAGCGCTGGGTGCTGGCCGGTACGGACTACGTGTTCCCCCGCACCGCCAACAAGATCATCGAAGCCTACCTGATCTCCAAGGGCGTGAAAAAGGAAGATATCCTCATCAACTACACGCCCTTCGGTCATTCCGACTGGCAGTCCATCGTTGCTGAAATCAAAAAGTTCGGCAACGCGGGCAAAAAGACCGCCGTGGTTTCCACCCTCAACGGTGATGCCAACGTGCCTTTCTACAAGGAACTTGCCAACCAGGGAATCACTGCCGCCGACATTCCCGTCATGGCTTTCTCCGTGGGGGAAGAAGAACTTTCCGGCATAGATACCAAGCCTCTGGTGGGCCATCTGGCCGCCTGGAACTACTTCATGAGCGTGGACAATCCCGCCAACAAGACCTTCATCAAAAGATGGCACGACTTCACCAAGAATCCCAAGCGCGTGACCAACGACCCCATGGAAGCCCACTACATCGGTTTCAACCTGTGGGTGAAGGCTGTTGAAAAGGCCCAGAGCACCGATGTGAACAAGGTTCTGAAGGCCATTGTGGGCCTTGAGACCCCCAACCTCACCGGCGGCATGGCCAAGGTCCTGCCCAACCACCACATCACCAAGCCCGTGCTGATTGGCGAAATCCAGGCCGACGGCCAGTTCCAGGTGGTCTGGGAAACGCCCTCCGTGGTTCCCGGCGAAGCGTGGTCGCACTACCTGCCCGAATCCAAGGATCTGATCGGCGACTGGACCGACCCCATCAACTGCGGCAACTACAACACCAAGACCAAGAAATGCGGCGGTGCTTCCAAATAG